The Nocardia arthritidis genome has a window encoding:
- a CDS encoding enoyl-CoA hydratase family protein, with protein sequence MGISRHSESTGITVVTVDYPPVNAIPSEGWFELADAIRAGGRDPQTRVVVLRAENRGFNAGVDIKEIQRKPGHQALIDANHGCFEAFSAVYDCQVPVIAAVHGFCLGGGIGLVGNADIVIASDDATFGVPEVDRGALGAATHLSRLVPQHLMRALYYTASTITAQQLREFGSVYQVVPRAELDAAALEVAKNIAAKDGRVIRAAKRALNGIDGQDVHRSYRYEQGFTFELNLAGVADEIRARFDDDLAARRGGE encoded by the coding sequence ATGGGGATCAGCCGCCACTCCGAGTCAACCGGCATCACCGTGGTCACGGTGGATTACCCGCCGGTCAACGCCATTCCGTCGGAGGGCTGGTTCGAGCTCGCCGACGCCATCCGCGCCGGCGGGCGGGATCCGCAGACCCGAGTCGTGGTGCTGCGGGCGGAGAATCGCGGTTTCAACGCCGGGGTCGATATCAAGGAGATCCAGCGCAAGCCTGGCCACCAGGCGCTGATCGATGCGAATCACGGCTGCTTCGAGGCATTTTCGGCGGTGTACGACTGCCAAGTTCCGGTGATCGCGGCGGTGCACGGATTCTGCCTCGGCGGGGGCATCGGGCTGGTCGGCAATGCCGATATCGTGATCGCCTCGGACGACGCCACTTTCGGGGTGCCCGAGGTGGATCGCGGCGCGCTCGGCGCGGCGACGCATCTGTCGCGACTGGTCCCCCAGCATCTGATGCGAGCGCTGTACTACACCGCGAGCACCATCACCGCGCAGCAGCTGCGGGAGTTCGGCTCGGTCTACCAGGTGGTGCCGCGCGCCGAATTGGACGCCGCCGCACTGGAAGTCGCGAAGAATATCGCCGCCAAGGACGGGCGGGTGATCCGGGCCGCCAAACGCGCGCTCAACGGTATCGACGGGCAGGACGTGCATCGGAGTTACCGGTACGAACAGGGATTCACCTTCGAACTCAACCTGGCCGGGGTAGCCGACGAGATCCGGGCCCGGTTCGACGACGATCTGGCCGCGCGCCGGGGAGGGGAGTAA
- a CDS encoding SDR family oxidoreductase gives MALEIDLSGRIVLVTGGVRGVGAGVSRTFLAAGATVIACARRPADQPVTSGDRAIEYRHCDVRDADAVRAMIDDVVARHGRIDHLVNNAGGAPFALAAAASANFHAKIVELNLLAPLLVSQSANAVMQRQDDGGTIVNISSVSGHRASPGTAAYGAAKAGVDSLTASLAVEWAPKVRINSLVVGPVDTELSHLHYGDQAGVDAVGATIPLGRLAAPDDIGRCAVFLASPLAAYVSGATLLVHGGGERPAFLAAANAEHD, from the coding sequence GTGGCGCTCGAAATCGATCTGTCCGGCCGCATCGTCCTGGTCACCGGCGGCGTGCGCGGTGTGGGTGCCGGGGTGAGCCGCACCTTTCTCGCCGCGGGCGCGACCGTCATCGCCTGCGCCCGCAGGCCCGCCGACCAGCCGGTGACGAGCGGGGACCGCGCCATCGAATACCGGCACTGCGACGTGCGCGACGCCGACGCGGTGCGCGCCATGATCGACGACGTCGTCGCGCGGCACGGCCGCATCGATCACCTGGTGAACAATGCGGGCGGTGCGCCCTTCGCACTCGCCGCCGCCGCGAGCGCGAATTTCCACGCCAAGATCGTCGAGCTGAATCTGCTTGCGCCACTGCTGGTTTCGCAGTCCGCAAATGCGGTCATGCAGCGGCAGGACGACGGCGGCACCATCGTGAACATCTCCAGCGTCAGCGGCCATCGCGCGTCGCCGGGCACCGCGGCCTACGGCGCGGCCAAGGCCGGAGTGGACAGCCTCACCGCCTCGCTCGCCGTCGAATGGGCGCCGAAGGTCCGGATCAACTCGCTCGTCGTCGGCCCGGTCGATACCGAGCTCAGCCATCTGCACTACGGGGATCAGGCGGGCGTCGACGCGGTGGGCGCGACCATTCCGCTCGGCAGGCTGGCCGCCCCCGACGATATCGGCCGCTGCGCCGTCTTCCTCGCCTCACCGCTGGCCGCCTACGTCAGCGGCGCGACGCTGCTCGTACACGGCGGTGGCGAACGCCCGGCATTCCTCGCGGCCGCCAACGCGGAACACGATTGA